A portion of the Macaca mulatta isolate MMU2019108-1 chromosome 2, T2T-MMU8v2.0, whole genome shotgun sequence genome contains these proteins:
- the CISH gene encoding cytokine-inducible SH2-containing protein, which translates to MVLCVQGPRPLLAVERTGQRPLWAQSLELLETVMQPLPAGAFLEEVAEGTPAQIESEPKVLDPEEDLLCIAKTFSYLRESGWYWGSITASEARQHLQKMPEGTFLVRDSTHPSYLFTLSVKTARGPTNVRIEYADSSFRLDSNCLSRPRILAFPDVVSLVQHYVASCAADTRSDSPDPAPTPALPMPKEDAPNDPALPAPPPATAVHLKLVQPFVRRSSARSLQHLCRLVINRLVTDVDCLPLPRRMADYLRQYPFQL; encoded by the exons ATGGTCCTCTGCGTTCAGGG ACCTCGTCCTTTGCTGGCTGTGGAGCGGACTGGGCAGCGGCCCCTGTGGGCCCAGTCCCTAGAACTGCTCGAGACAGTCATGCAGCCCTTGCCTGCTGgggccttcctggaggaggtggcagaggGGACCCCAGCCCAGATAGAGAGTGAGCCAAAGGTGTTGGACCCCGAGGAGGATCTGCTGTGCATAGCCAAGACCTTCTCCTACCTTCGGGAATCTG GCTGGTATTGGGGTTCCATTACGGCCAGCGAGGCCCGGCAACACCTGCAGAAGATGCCAGAGGGCACGTTCCTAGTACGTGACAGCACCCACCCCAGCTACCTGTTCACGCTGTCAGTGAAAACTGCTCGTGGCCCCACCAATGTGCGCATTGAGTATGCTGACTCCAGCTTCCGTCTGGACTCCAACTGCTTGTCCAGGCCACGCATCCTGGCCTTTCCGGATGTGGTCAGCCTTGTGCAGCACTATGTGGCCTCCTGCGCTGCTGACACCCGAAGCGACAGCCCCGATCCTGCTCCCACCCCGGCCCTGCCTATGCCTAAGGAAGATGCGCCTAATGATCCAGCACTGCCTGCTCCTCCACCAGCCACTGCTGTACACCTAAAATTGGTGCAGCCCTTTGTACGCAGAAGCAGTGCCCGCAGCCTGCAACACCTGTGCCGCCTTGTCATCAACCGTCTGGTGACCGACGTGGACTGCCTGCCACTGCCCCGGCGCATGGCCGACTACCTCCGACAGTACCCCTTCCAGCTCTGA
- the CISH gene encoding cytokine-inducible SH2-containing protein isoform X1, whose translation MYLEYTSHCPHHDDTAMDTPLPRPRPLLAVERTGQRPLWAQSLELLETVMQPLPAGAFLEEVAEGTPAQIESEPKVLDPEEDLLCIAKTFSYLRESGWYWGSITASEARQHLQKMPEGTFLVRDSTHPSYLFTLSVKTARGPTNVRIEYADSSFRLDSNCLSRPRILAFPDVVSLVQHYVASCAADTRSDSPDPAPTPALPMPKEDAPNDPALPAPPPATAVHLKLVQPFVRRSSARSLQHLCRLVINRLVTDVDCLPLPRRMADYLRQYPFQL comes from the exons ATGTACCTAGAATACACCAGCCACTGTCCCCACCATGATGACACAGCCATGGACACACCCCTGCCCAG ACCTCGTCCTTTGCTGGCTGTGGAGCGGACTGGGCAGCGGCCCCTGTGGGCCCAGTCCCTAGAACTGCTCGAGACAGTCATGCAGCCCTTGCCTGCTGgggccttcctggaggaggtggcagaggGGACCCCAGCCCAGATAGAGAGTGAGCCAAAGGTGTTGGACCCCGAGGAGGATCTGCTGTGCATAGCCAAGACCTTCTCCTACCTTCGGGAATCTG GCTGGTATTGGGGTTCCATTACGGCCAGCGAGGCCCGGCAACACCTGCAGAAGATGCCAGAGGGCACGTTCCTAGTACGTGACAGCACCCACCCCAGCTACCTGTTCACGCTGTCAGTGAAAACTGCTCGTGGCCCCACCAATGTGCGCATTGAGTATGCTGACTCCAGCTTCCGTCTGGACTCCAACTGCTTGTCCAGGCCACGCATCCTGGCCTTTCCGGATGTGGTCAGCCTTGTGCAGCACTATGTGGCCTCCTGCGCTGCTGACACCCGAAGCGACAGCCCCGATCCTGCTCCCACCCCGGCCCTGCCTATGCCTAAGGAAGATGCGCCTAATGATCCAGCACTGCCTGCTCCTCCACCAGCCACTGCTGTACACCTAAAATTGGTGCAGCCCTTTGTACGCAGAAGCAGTGCCCGCAGCCTGCAACACCTGTGCCGCCTTGTCATCAACCGTCTGGTGACCGACGTGGACTGCCTGCCACTGCCCCGGCGCATGGCCGACTACCTCCGACAGTACCCCTTCCAGCTCTGA